A portion of the Toxotes jaculatrix isolate fToxJac2 chromosome 16, fToxJac2.pri, whole genome shotgun sequence genome contains these proteins:
- the LOC121195127 gene encoding piggyBac transposable element-derived protein 4-like: MACNTGRKPGEEVQKNLGENIVRQLCSGFRHTGRNITTDNFFTSVPLAEHLLEKGLTIVGTLRQNKPDIPPVMKASKSREVHSTEFGFNGSMTMTSYVRKKGKAVLLLSTMHHSKMVDENSQKKKPEVILFYNQTKGGVDTVDQMIGNYTCKRQTQRWPMVLWYNMIDIATLNAYSFFRAQHPELYTGITNARRRFLTELSKELVTPHMKSRLRGNPNLPTYITEAMGRCGVTKAAIQPQERSTQGQQKRKRCQMCPRNKDRKATKCCWKCSIPVCNDHSQQQVICNSCTQ; encoded by the exons ATGGCCTGCAA CACAGGGAGAAAACCAGGGGAAGAAGTCCAGAAGAATCTGGGGGAAAATATAGTACGTCAGTTGTGCAGTGGGTTCAGACACACAGGTCGCAACATCACCACAGACAATTTCTTCACCAGTGTGCCTCTTGCAGAGCATCTCCTGGAGAAAGGTCTGACTATAGTGGGAACCTTGCGACAGAACAAGCCAGACATCCCTCCAGTGATGAAGGCTTCCAAGTCTAGGGAGGTCCACAGCACAGAATTTGGCTTCAATGGCAGCATGACTATGACCAGCTATGtcagaaaaaagggaaaggCTGTTCTGCTCCTCAGCACAATGCACCACAGCAAGATGGTGGATGAAAATagccaaaagaaaaaaccaGAAGTGATCCTCTTCTACAACCAGACCAAAGGAGGTGTAGATACTGTGGATCAGATGATTGGCAACTACACCTGCAAACGCCAGACACAGAGATGGCCCATGGTGCTGTGGTATAACATGATCGATATTGCCACTCTGAATGCCTACTCATTTTTCAGGGCTCAGCACCCTGAATTATACACAGGTATCACCAATGCACGGCGACGCTTCCTCACAGAGCTTTCAAAAGAGCTTGTGACTCCTCACATGAAAAGTCGACTGAGAGGTAACCCAAACCTACCAACCTACATCACTGAAGCAATGGGTAGGTGTGGAGTGACAAAAGCTGCAATCCAGCCACAGGAGAGAAGCACACAGGgccaacagaagagaaagagatgccAGATGTGTCCAAGAAACAAAGATCGCAAAGCCACCAAATGCTGCTGGAAATGCAGTATTCCTGTGTGCAACGATCACAGCCAGCAGCAAGTCATTTgtaacagctgcacacagtga